From Nitrososphaerota archaeon:
ACCTTTTCACGGCTGTCGGTTGGGCCCGTAGCGCAGATCAAATGAGCGAAATATGGACAGCGCGGCAGCCTCCTACCCTCCTGGGAAGAGAGCTGTAGGTCGTGAGTTCAAATCCCACCGGGCCCGCTCATGTCACGCTTGAACGGGGGACAGGAGGCGTGCCTGACCCTCAGTATCCGGCCGGGATGCCGTCCCCTCGCGGGTCGCAGACAGCTTTGCGATAGTTCTCGGAGATCTCGACCCCCTGGCAGACCCCTGTCCTTCCTGGCATGGGAAGCCATTGGAGGTCGTACCCTCCCGAAGTGGGCGTTTCGTATCCCGCCTCAATGAGGAGACTCTTGGCTCCACCCCAGAGGAACCTGGGGTGTCCTACCACCTGCTCGAGGGGCATTCCGTAGTCAACTGCGTTCGTGACGAAGAGCGTGTGCTGCAGGGGGCGGTAGTCTCCTCCGCTGGTCCCTATCGCCATGTAGGGTCTGCCGTCGCGCTCGAGGAGCATCGAAGAGAGGGTGTTGAGGGGACGCTTCCGGGGCTGAACGGAGTTCGGCCCGGACAGGCTGAAGCCTCTCCCTCGGTTGTTGAGCATGATCCCGCACTCGGGGACGAAGACTCGAGACCCGAAATGGTTGAAGAGGCTCTGGATGCCGGAGACGAGATTGCCTTCGGCGTCGACAATGGAGAAGACAGTGGTATCTCCGGGGCTGATCCTGCTCCTTGGAAATTCGGACTGACCGTCGGCCTCCATGAACTTCGTAAGGTCGATGTTGGAGAACCTCGGATCACCAAGGATTGCGTCCCTGCGCGAATACGCCGTCAGGACAGCCCCCATTGTGGTCTGGATTCTCTGGCGGGACAGAGGGCCGGTTTTCGAAAGGCCTTTGTCCTCAAGTAGCTTGAGCATCAAGAGACATGTCGCGCCCATACTGTTGGGGGGCATCTCGTAGACGGTTGTGCCTCTGTAATCGAGCTTGAGGGGCTCGACCCATTCAGGTTTGAAGTCGCGGAGGTCCTCCTTTTTCCATTCGACGCCAAGATCCTCCATGGTGTCGCTGACCTTCGACGCTGGCCAGCCTGAGTAGAAGCCGTCGGGCCCAAGGGCTGCGACCTCTGAGATGACCCTGCCCAGGTTCTCCTGTCGGACCCGGTCTCCGGGAGCCAGAGGTCTTCCCTTCGGGGCGAAGACGGCTTTCGCTTCCTTGGACAGCTCGGAGTAGGCTCCTTCAACCGACCGGCAGATCCCGTCTCCTGCGGGGAATCCGGCAGAAGCGTATTCGAGGGGTTGTGAGAGGAGCTTCCCGAAATCTTCGGTCCCCAGTTTCCGGTGCATCTCCCAGACCCCGGCCACGAACCCGGGGACCATGCAGGTGAGGGGGCCGAACTGGGGGATGTCGTTCCCCATTGATTTCACCAGGTCGAGAGTCAGCCCGGAAGGGGCCCAGCCGCTGCCGTTCAGACAGTGGACTTCGCCAGTCTTCGCTTCGTAGAGCATGCCGAAGAAATCACCTCCCAGACCGCCGGCAGGATGGAACGTTACTGCGAGGGTGAAGCTCGTCGCGACTGCTGCGTCGAAGGCGTTTCCACCTCTCTTAAGAACGTCATAGGCGGCGAGGGTTGCTAGGGGTTGCTCGCTCGCCACCGCAGCGTGCTCGGCTCTGATTGTCTTGCTGGGTGCCAAGTGTCGGACCAGAATCCCTGTGCGTTAATAAGAAATCTAACGCGTGCTGAGCGAATAGACCCAGCTGCTCTTCCCCAGTGGACGGACGGGGGAGAAGCCTGCCTCTTCGAATAGCTTCGGAGTCCCGCTCCACAGGAGGGAGGCGGACAGCTTGCCTTCGACCGGATAGGCCTCTATGCTCGTCACGCCGAGGTCTTTCATGGATGCGACCGATTCTTTCACCGCAAGTTCTGCGAAGCCCATCTTCCTGTGGGTCCTTGAGATGAAGAAGCAGGTGATCCGCCAGATGTCGTTGGCCGTCGGGGTGTACCCCTTCCTTCGGTCGATCCTCGGCAGCTCCTCCTTGGGGCCGAACTGGCACCAGCCGACCGGGTCCTGGCCGCAGTAGACAAGGGTCCCGTGGGCGTGCCCTTCGTTCACCAGGGAGTGCTTCGCCTTCCTGTTCCTCTGGTACTGCTTGACGTCCCACTTTTCCGGTGCGTGGAAGAACATGCACCAGCACCCTCCCCAGACCCCGTTGTTGGCGGCGAAGAACTCCTCGAAGTCCGGCCAGGTTGCTTTGGAGAGCTGTTTGGATGAGCGCGCACCGTGCACGTGGGGCTCCGGAGACTCCGTCTTCATCACTTCCGACCCTCTTCGAATCTATTTATAGAAGAGTCATCCGCTATACAACCTCTGGGTGATGACTAGTGGGTCAATCTGAGTTAGACGCAGTATTGGGGACGGTGGAGAATCCCATAAGAAGGAGGATAATCGCTCGGTTGAGCCAGGAGCCCAACTACCAGCTGCAGCTGTCGAAGGAGCTGGGCCTGAGTCAGCAGCTGGTCGCCAAGCACCTGGTTACCATGGAGGACGCGGGCCTCGTGAGCACCATGCTCGAGGACAGTCCGAGGGGACCTCAGAGGAAGGAGTACCTGCTGAAGAAGAGCTTCTCGGTGACGATCGACCTAGCCCCAAGTTGGTTCAGGGCGCGGATCTTCTCTTTCGGGGCGGTTCCGGGCGCCAATGAGCCGGGGGAGCACAGCCAGGTGATGGCTCAGGTAAACGACGCGCTGAGGTACCCGGAGGAAGCTTCGAAGATCAGGCCGCTGGCGCAGATGATTGCCGAGGTTGACAGGAAGCTCCACGAAATGGAGGAGCAGAGGGCGGTACTGCTGTATCTCCGGGGCCTGGCGCTGAAGGAAGCCGCGAAGGCGACGACGTCCCTTGGCACCGCAGACAGGAAGAAGGTGCTCAGGTACATCATGAGGGAGCAGAGGGACGGGATAGGGGACATGTCTGCGTCGCTCGGCCTTCAGCAGAGGGTCGTCGGTGAGATTCTGGAAGAGATAGAAGAAGACCTAAACGCTTCAGACTAAAAAAGGAAGAAGAGGAGCGGTGCTCCTCTACAGTCCTACATTCGGGAAATCGGCCTTGGGAACTCCAAGCTGGCCCTGTAGGGTCCGGATGCGGGTCGCGTACTCTTTCATCCTTGGATTGTCGTTCTGGACCTTGGCGATCCGATAGCCCTTCCAAGCCTTCCTTAAGGCTCCCCAGATTTGCCCCTTTTGGTATTCGGTCATTTGAATCTGCCAAGCAATGAGGCCGCATCGGGTATTTTGCGGGGGGAGTCTAGAGTAGTTGAGCCTGTAATCAACGGTCGCTACCCGCCTCGGCCAGGAGGCCGTCAGACCAGCGACCGGAGCAGGAGCCAGACGTTGCTCGGGTGCTCGGTTATCCTCCTCTTGGAGTAGGCGAACCACCTGTCCCCATAGGGGAGGTACTCCGAAAGGCTGTATCCCGAACCAACCAGCTCTCGCTTCAGCTCGTCGCGGATGCCCTTGAGCATCTCGAACTCGAATTCAGCGTGACTAGACCCCGCGAGCTTCTTCGCCTCGTCGATGAGGGCGGAGTCGTGGGTGCCCACAGCGAACCTGTCGCCTCCTTCGAAGAGCATCGCCAACAGCCTGCCGTAGTTGGCAGAGACTTCCTTCCTGCTTGGGAACACTACCTCCCTGCTCTCACGATAGGCTCCCTTGACGAGCCTGACCATCGCACCCAGGTCCAAGAGGTGCTTGAGGTCGGCCTCGCTCCGTCTCATGTACGCCTGGAGAGCGATTCCCAGGTTCCGATGGCGTTCCAGAGTTCTCGCGTACATGGCGATGGTATCATCGGTGAACTTGGAGCCTTCCATGTCCACCCACAGGGCCTGGTTCAGTTTCCCTGCGTTTGCTGCCACCTTCTCGAACCGTGCCGCTGCTCCCGACTCGTCGGCTCCGAGGCCCAGCTGTGTAAGTTTGAGGGAAACAAACCCTCTGACTCCCTTGTCCGCGATGGCCTGCTGCAGCCTGAGGTATTCGTCTGTGGCCGCGTCCGCAGCAGTGGGGTCGGTGATCTCCTCTCCAAGAAAGTTCACTACTGCACCCATTCCCCTGGCGTTGGCCTTCTGGGCGTCCTTCACGGCGGAATCGAGGTCCACCCCCGAAATCCAGCGCTTCGCCAGTCCTAGAAGGAACAGTTCCTTGAGTCCCAAGACGGAGCATCGCCGACTGGACAAGATATTAACGGATTATGGCGAGACTGGTGGCGTGGTGACACCGAAGGCGAGCTATGCGGCGCGGCTGGCACGGCTAAGGGAGAACCTGTCGGCTGTCGACCTCGACGGCGTGGTAATCGTGCCAGGACCGAACATGCAATACTTCACTGGAGTCGAGTCGCTCCTCCTGGAAAGGCCGTTCATGCTCCTCGTCACGAGGGAGGGAGGCGCGAACCTGGTTGCGCCTGCGCTGGAGGCGGGGCCCTACAGGGAGTGTCCGATGCCCCTGGCGATTCACTCGTGGACGGATTCCCAGGGGTCGGCGGGTGCCATCAGCGAGGCGTCAAGTTCGGCTAGGCTCGGTGGGAGGTGGGGGGTCGAGGGGAAGGTCCCGTTCCTCTTTCTGAGCAAGCTGATGAGGTTGGGCGCGACGAAGTTTGAGGACGCGGAGCCGGTTCTGCAGGGGCTGAGGGAGGTCAAAGACGAAACCGAGGTAGGACTCCTAAAGAAGTCGGCGGAGATACTCGGCAAGTCGTTCGAAGGATTTCCTGACCTGATCAAGGACGGAGTCGCAGAGGCCTGGCTGGCGAAGGCGGCCACCGAACTGATCTACACGAATGGGGCGAGCAAGGTCGATGCGATGCTGGTCCAGTCTGGGGCGAGGGCGGCGGACCCCCACTCCCTTCCGTCCTCCAAGAAGGTCAGGAGAGGGGAGAGCATCATCTTCGACGTCGGGGCCACCTTCGAGGGATACTACGCGGACATCACACGGACTTTCTGTATCGGGGCGGCCCGCGACGTTGAGAAGGTCTACCAGAAGGTCCTCGAAGCGGAGGAAGGTGCTATCCTGGCAGGGGCGGAGGGCGTCGAGGTGGGGAAGGTTGACGGGGCAGCCAGGGAAGTGCTGACCAGGGCGGGGCTGGGGGAGTATTTCATTCATAGGACTGGCCACGGATTAGGGCTCGAGGTCCACGAAGCCCCGTACATCATCGAAGGGGGTAGGGAGAAGCTCAGGAGGGGGATGTGCTACACAGTCGAGCCCGGGGTCTATCGGAGAGGAAGGCTGGGGGTGCGCATCGAGGACGACGTGCTGGTCGAGGGGAGGAAGGGGGTCGTGACCACGGACACCCCGAAGGAATTCGGCTGGTGGAAGTAGACTACTTCGTCTTCGAGAACTGGGAGACCAGGGTCTGAGTGTCCTTGATGTACTTGATCTTCGAGACCTTGTCCAGGATTATCCGATAGATTCGTTCGTCGCTCGGGACGATTATCTCCTTCTGGGACTCGACCACGGCCAGGATGTCCCATTCTCCGGGAACTATGTGTGCCTCCTTGACTTCCGACACCTTCATGAGGTCGTCGAGGACCTTCTTCTCGTGGCCGGGGGCCACCCTAAGGAGGATGAAGGCTTTCTGGAATTTTGCCATGATTGATGGAGCTGGAAAGGTTGCGCTTTTAAAACTCTCGTCGTTCGGAACGCTGCCATGAAGAACCAGGAGGTTGCAGGGGTGCTCGACAGGCTCGGGGACCTGGTGGAGGCCAACGGGGAGGACCGGTTCAAGGTCATCGCGTACCATCGCGCCGCGACGAGTATCCGGAACATGGAGGAGGACGTGGAGGAGCTCTGGAGGCAGCAGAGGCTGGAGGAGATCAAGTACGTCGGAGAGGGGATAGCGAGGAAAATCGACGAGTATCTCAGCACAGGGAAGCTGCGGATCCTGCAGGACTTGCAGGCGAAGACGCCTCCGGGGGTGCCGCTCCTGATGAAGGTCCAGGGAGTGGGGCCGAGAATTGCGCATAGGCTTTCCCACGAGCTCGGAATCACGAGCGTCGAGGAGCTGAAGAAGGCCCTTGAGACCGGGAGGCTGGACAGCGAATTCGGCGCTAGCGCCAGAGCGTCGTTTCTGACAGGGATCGAGAAGCTTCAGAGCTTCGAGAAGAGGATGCTGCTCCCCGAGGCGGAGGGGGTCTTCCAGAAGCTGTCGGCCTACTTCGGAGCCCTCGGCATTCAGGTGGGGATGGCGGGGAGTCTGAGGAGGGGGAAGAGCACGGTGGGTGACCTGGACCTCCTCTCGACCGACGGTCGGGTGATGGAGGCGATGAAGAGGTGCCCCGGGGTCGCCCAGGTGTTGGAGAGCGGGCCCAAGCGCACCAGTGTGAAGCTAGAGGAGGGCGAGCAGGTGGACGTCCGGCTGTTCAGCGAGGACGAGTACGGGGCCGCATTGATGTACTTCACGGGGTCGAAGGACCATAACATCGCCCTGCGGAACCTCGCCATCGAGAAGGGTTGGAAGCTCAACGAGTATGGGCTGTTCGACAAAGGGGCCAAGAGGGTGGCCGGGAGGACTGAGGAGGAGGTGTACGCCAAGCTGGGACTCGGGTACATTCCTCCCGAGCTAAGGGAGAACCACGGGGAGATCGATGCCGCGCGGGAAGGAAAGCTCCCGGACCTGGTCAAATTGGACGACTTGAAGGGAGACGTCCAGATGCACACGACCTGGAGCGACGGGTCCGCCTCCCTGGAGGAGATGGCACTGGCCGGGAAGGAGCGGGGGTACGAGTACGTGGCGGTCACGGACCATTCAGTGTCGGTGAGGGTGGCCAATGGGCTCACAGAAGAGAGGTTCAGGAAGCAGTGGAATGAGATAGAGAGCCTGAACGATAAGCTGGCTCCCTTCAGGGTGCTCAGGGCGGTCGAAGTTGAGATCAAGAGTGACGGTTCGCTTGACTTCGACAGGAAGTTCCTGGACGAGTTCGACCTCGTGGGGGCTTCGCTTCACCAGAACTTCAGACAGGACGCGCAGAAGTTGACGGAGAGGGCGGTGAAGGCGCTGTCTCATCCGTCCGTCGACTTCCTCTGCCACCCAACCAACAGGCTGATCGGGCGGAGGGAGGGGAATCCCATCGACCTCGGGAAGGTCATCAAGACCGCGAAGGACAACGGAAAGTCCCTGGAGATCGACGGGAGCCCGAAGAGGCTGGACATGGATGAGGTGTGGGGGAGGAAGGCTATGGAGGAGGGAGTACCTATTGTAATTGACTCGGACGCCCATGGAGTTGGAGAGCTGGACAACGTGGGCTACGGGGTGACTGTGGCGAGGAGGGCCTGGGTTGGCGCGAAGTCCGTAATGAATGCGAAGAGTTTGAAAGGCCTTCTGAACTCCGTTTCGTGATTCAGCCCCAACTTAATAACGGAAGTTCGACCGCGGTTCAAATGCGGGGGTACTCAAGCCTGGTCAACGAGGCGGGACTTAAGCGGTATCCTGAGAAATCCCGTCCCTCAGGGGTTCGTGGGTTCGAATCCCACCCCCCGCATCAACAGAACCGAGAAATTGAACGCCCCTAGGATTCCCCTTGCGCAATGCTTGTTTAGGTGATGGCAAAGACCGCGTCTAGTTCGAGCAACCGATGAACCGGCTGGGTCCTGAAGATTACCAAAGCGGCAGACACATCAGGAAGTTGCTTCGTCTTGCGGGGGCAAAGGAGGAAGACGTGTTTTACGACCTCGGATGCGGGCGCGGTCAGCTCTGCATTGCTGCGGTCGCCGAGTTCGGAGTCAAGAAGGCGGTCGGAATCGAATTGCACAGGGGAAGGGCGGCCAAGGCAGCGGCCTCA
This genomic window contains:
- a CDS encoding gamma-glutamyltransferase family protein, with product MAPSKTIRAEHAAVASEQPLATLAAYDVLKRGGNAFDAAVATSFTLAVTFHPAGGLGGDFFGMLYEAKTGEVHCLNGSGWAPSGLTLDLVKSMGNDIPQFGPLTCMVPGFVAGVWEMHRKLGTEDFGKLLSQPLEYASAGFPAGDGICRSVEGAYSELSKEAKAVFAPKGRPLAPGDRVRQENLGRVISEVAALGPDGFYSGWPASKVSDTMEDLGVEWKKEDLRDFKPEWVEPLKLDYRGTTVYEMPPNSMGATCLLMLKLLEDKGLSKTGPLSRQRIQTTMGAVLTAYSRRDAILGDPRFSNIDLTKFMEADGQSEFPRSRISPGDTTVFSIVDAEGNLVSGIQSLFNHFGSRVFVPECGIMLNNRGRGFSLSGPNSVQPRKRPLNTLSSMLLERDGRPYMAIGTSGGDYRPLQHTLFVTNAVDYGMPLEQVVGHPRFLWGGAKSLLIEAGYETPTSGGYDLQWLPMPGRTGVCQGVEISENYRKAVCDPRGDGIPAGY
- a CDS encoding GNAT family N-acetyltransferase, which translates into the protein MKTESPEPHVHGARSSKQLSKATWPDFEEFFAANNGVWGGCWCMFFHAPEKWDVKQYQRNRKAKHSLVNEGHAHGTLVYCGQDPVGWCQFGPKEELPRIDRRKGYTPTANDIWRITCFFISRTHRKMGFAELAVKESVASMKDLGVTSIEAYPVEGKLSASLLWSGTPKLFEEAGFSPVRPLGKSSWVYSLSTR
- a CDS encoding ArsR family transcriptional regulator, which encodes MGQSELDAVLGTVENPIRRRIIARLSQEPNYQLQLSKELGLSQQLVAKHLVTMEDAGLVSTMLEDSPRGPQRKEYLLKKSFSVTIDLAPSWFRARIFSFGAVPGANEPGEHSQVMAQVNDALRYPEEASKIRPLAQMIAEVDRKLHEMEEQRAVLLYLRGLALKEAAKATTSLGTADRKKVLRYIMREQRDGIGDMSASLGLQQRVVGEILEEIEEDLNASD
- a CDS encoding proline dehydrogenase family protein, coding for MGLKELFLLGLAKRWISGVDLDSAVKDAQKANARGMGAVVNFLGEEITDPTAADAATDEYLRLQQAIADKGVRGFVSLKLTQLGLGADESGAAARFEKVAANAGKLNQALWVDMEGSKFTDDTIAMYARTLERHRNLGIALQAYMRRSEADLKHLLDLGAMVRLVKGAYRESREVVFPSRKEVSANYGRLLAMLFEGGDRFAVGTHDSALIDEAKKLAGSSHAEFEFEMLKGIRDELKRELVGSGYSLSEYLPYGDRWFAYSKRRITEHPSNVWLLLRSLV
- a CDS encoding Xaa-Pro peptidase family protein, which produces MSPKTEHRRLDKILTDYGETGGVVTPKASYAARLARLRENLSAVDLDGVVIVPGPNMQYFTGVESLLLERPFMLLVTREGGANLVAPALEAGPYRECPMPLAIHSWTDSQGSAGAISEASSSARLGGRWGVEGKVPFLFLSKLMRLGATKFEDAEPVLQGLREVKDETEVGLLKKSAEILGKSFEGFPDLIKDGVAEAWLAKAATELIYTNGASKVDAMLVQSGARAADPHSLPSSKKVRRGESIIFDVGATFEGYYADITRTFCIGAARDVEKVYQKVLEAEEGAILAGAEGVEVGKVDGAAREVLTRAGLGEYFIHRTGHGLGLEVHEAPYIIEGGREKLRRGMCYTVEPGVYRRGRLGVRIEDDVLVEGRKGVVTTDTPKEFGWWK
- a CDS encoding Lrp/AsnC ligand binding domain-containing protein, whose protein sequence is MAKFQKAFILLRVAPGHEKKVLDDLMKVSEVKEAHIVPGEWDILAVVESQKEIIVPSDERIYRIILDKVSKIKYIKDTQTLVSQFSKTK
- the polX gene encoding DNA polymerase/3'-5' exonuclease PolX, whose protein sequence is MKNQEVAGVLDRLGDLVEANGEDRFKVIAYHRAATSIRNMEEDVEELWRQQRLEEIKYVGEGIARKIDEYLSTGKLRILQDLQAKTPPGVPLLMKVQGVGPRIAHRLSHELGITSVEELKKALETGRLDSEFGASARASFLTGIEKLQSFEKRMLLPEAEGVFQKLSAYFGALGIQVGMAGSLRRGKSTVGDLDLLSTDGRVMEAMKRCPGVAQVLESGPKRTSVKLEEGEQVDVRLFSEDEYGAALMYFTGSKDHNIALRNLAIEKGWKLNEYGLFDKGAKRVAGRTEEEVYAKLGLGYIPPELRENHGEIDAAREGKLPDLVKLDDLKGDVQMHTTWSDGSASLEEMALAGKERGYEYVAVTDHSVSVRVANGLTEERFRKQWNEIESLNDKLAPFRVLRAVEVEIKSDGSLDFDRKFLDEFDLVGASLHQNFRQDAQKLTERAVKALSHPSVDFLCHPTNRLIGRREGNPIDLGKVIKTAKDNGKSLEIDGSPKRLDMDEVWGRKAMEEGVPIVIDSDAHGVGELDNVGYGVTVARRAWVGAKSVMNAKSLKGLLNSVS